One part of the Anguilla anguilla isolate fAngAng1 chromosome 11, fAngAng1.pri, whole genome shotgun sequence genome encodes these proteins:
- the LOC118208426 gene encoding dnaJ homolog subfamily C member 5-like: MSEHQRQRSLSTSGETLYHVLGVDKNATTDDIKKSYRKLALKFHPDKNPDNPEAADKFKEINNAHAILNDPTKRNIYDKYGSLGLYVAEQFGEENVNTYFVLSSWWAKALFVFCGLATGCYFCCCLCCCCNCCCGKCKPRPPMDQEPEFYVSPEDLEAQLQSDEREAGEPIMMQPSSATETTQLTADSHTSYRTDTGFN; this comes from the exons ATGTCAGAACACCAGAGGCAGCGCTCGCTCTCCACGTCTGGAGAGACCCTCTATCATGTGCTTGGCGTCGACAAGAATGCCACGACAGATGACATCAAGAAGTCATACAG GAAACTTGCACTGAAGTTCCACCCTGACAAGAACCCGGACAATCCGGAGGCGGCGGACAAGTTCAAGGAGATCAACAACGCCCACGCCATCCTGAACGACCCCACCAAGCGCAACATCTACGACAAGTACGGCTCTCTGGGCCTGTACGTGGCCGAGCAGTTTGGCGAGGAGAACGTCAACACCTACTTCGTCCTGTCCAGCTGGTGGGCCAAG GCGTTGTTTGTGTTCTGCGGCCTGGCTACAGGCTGTTAtttctgctgctgtctgtgctgctgctgtaacTGCTGCTGTGGGAAGTGTAAACCGCGGCCGCCCATGGACCAGGAGCCCGAGTTCTACGTGTCCCCGGAGGACCTGGAGGCCCAGCTCCAGTCCGACGAGAGAG AGGCAGGAGAGCCCATCATGATGCAGCCCTCCTCAGCCACAGAGACCACCCAGCTGACGGCCGACAGCCACACCAGCTACCGGACCGACACCGGCTTCAACTag
- the trim101 gene encoding tripartite motif containing 101 isoform X4: MSLPLELGPFHRDQALGTLERQLICPICLEVFTKPVVILPCQHNLCRKCANDLFQPSLFQARGNMVGAGGRFRCPSCRHEVVLDRHGVYGLQRNLLVENIIDIYKQESASSRPPPKPTGQPTCEEHEDEKVNIYCMTCQVPTCSLCKVFGAHNTCEVAPLHDVYQQQKVELSGGINALVAVNDHIQEFINALEETCKNIEDNCKTQKQILCEKFDRMYSILEERRKIMLQRITYEQEEKTGHTRSLVRAYGEHVEANSKLVGTALHTMEEPEMAAFLQNARTLIEKVTEAASSSTVETLEPGFENMDHYKVDFNAEERVLYQLDFVKTEEEVEEEPEPEAEQEAEPVPEPEQEHEPETQPETEPAVEPKGDSCVAGILPGESEDVRGQAEGCADPKKELQNDKLEGLNIQQGLVPAVGTQDGRVMEQSIDTPFDPSPTPPLWLDM; encoded by the exons ATGTCCCTGCCTCTGGAGCTGGGCCCCTTTCACCGGGACCAGGCTCTGGGCACACTAGAGCGCCAGCTGATATGCCCCATTTGTCTGGAGGTGTTCACAAAGCCTGTGGTCATTCTGCCCTGCCAGCACAACCTCTGCCGCAAGTGTGCCAATGATCTCTTCCAG CCATCTCTGTTCCAGGCACGGGGTAACATGGTTGGCGCTGGGGGGCGCTTTCGGTGCCCCTCCTGCCGACATGAAGTGGTGCTGGACCGCCATGGAGTCTACGGGCTACAGCGAAACCTCCTAGTAGAGAACATCATTGATATCTACAAGCAAGAATCTGCCAG CTCCAGGCCACCACCCAAGCCCACAGGCCAGCCCACCTGTGAGGAGCATGAGGATGAGAAGGTCAACATCTACTGCATGACCTGCCAAGTACCCACATGCTCCCTCTGTAAGGTGTTTGGGGCACACAATACCTGTGAGGTGGCACCTCTGCATGATGTGTACCAGCAGCAAAAG GTGGAACTCAGTGGTGGGATTAATGCTCTGGTTGCTGTCAATGACCACATCCAAGAATTTATTAATGCCTTGGAGGAGACCTGCAAAAACATTGAG GACAACTGCAAGACCCAGAAGCAGATCCTGTGTGAGAAGTTTGATCGCATGTACAGCATACTGGAGGAACGCAGGAAGATCATGCTGCAGCGCATTACTTACGAGCAGGAGGAGAAGACGGGGCACACCCGCTCCTTGGTGCGGGCCTACGGGGAACACGTGGAGGCCAACTCCAAACTGGTGGGGACAGCCTTGCACACCATGGAGGAGCCTGAAATGGCCGCATTTTTACAG AATGCAAGAACACTCATCGAGAA GGTGACTGAGGCTGCCAGCTCTTCCACAGTGGAGACCCTAGAGCCAGGCTTTGAGAACATGGACCATTACAAAGTAGATTTCAATGCAGAAGAGAGGGTGCTCTACCAGCTGGACTTTGTCAAAA CtgaggaggaagtggaggaagaGCCAGAGCCGGAAGCAGAGCAGGAGGCAGAGCCAGTCCCAGAGCCGGAACAGGAACATGAGCCGGAGACGCAGCCCGAGACGGAGCCAGCGGTGGAGCCAAAGGGGGACAGCTGTGTGGCCGGCATCCTCCCGGGGGAATCAGAGGATGTTAGAGGACAGGCAGAGGGATGTGCGGACCCAAAGAAAGAGCTTCAGAATGACAAACTTGAGGGGTTAAACATTCAGCAG GGTCTGGTCCCTGCAGTGGGAACCCAGGATGGGAGAGTGATGGAGCAGAGCATTGACACGCCCTTTGACCCCAGCCCCACGCCCCCCTTGTGGCTGgacatgtaa
- the trim101 gene encoding tripartite motif containing 101 isoform X3 → MSLPLELGPFHRDQALGTLERQLICPICLEVFTKPVVILPCQHNLCRKCANDLFQARGNMVGAGGRFRCPSCRHEVVLDRHGVYGLQRNLLVENIIDIYKQESASSRPPPKPTGQPTCEEHEDEKVNIYCMTCQVPTCSLCKVFGAHNTCEVAPLHDVYQQQKVELSGGINALVAVNDHIQEFINALEETCKNIEDNCKTQKQILCEKFDRMYSILEERRKIMLQRITYEQEEKTGHTRSLVRAYGEHVEANSKLVGTALHTMEEPEMAAFLQNARTLIEKVTEAASSSTVETLEPGFENMDHYKVDFNAEERVLYQLDFVKTEEEVEEEPEPEAEQEAEPVPEPEQEHEPETQPETEPAVEPKGDSCVAGILPGESEDVRGQAEGCADPKKELQNDKLEGLNIQQDEPELWHDEHDAGDLEIQGLLAEASEDTKLYPTWYKSNSWQVVSPSLAMSCEPVEGSDSEPQQARDSQPQPLWKGSNFVSVAPEDPGGQLISGEFVSLAAEESSGQGESSVNRGSMTATPPQRESGSPVQAENKPKPAPVSQPTRLIFSFSWLNALSKKKK, encoded by the exons ATGTCCCTGCCTCTGGAGCTGGGCCCCTTTCACCGGGACCAGGCTCTGGGCACACTAGAGCGCCAGCTGATATGCCCCATTTGTCTGGAGGTGTTCACAAAGCCTGTGGTCATTCTGCCCTGCCAGCACAACCTCTGCCGCAAGTGTGCCAATGATCTCTTCCAG GCACGGGGTAACATGGTTGGCGCTGGGGGGCGCTTTCGGTGCCCCTCCTGCCGACATGAAGTGGTGCTGGACCGCCATGGAGTCTACGGGCTACAGCGAAACCTCCTAGTAGAGAACATCATTGATATCTACAAGCAAGAATCTGCCAG CTCCAGGCCACCACCCAAGCCCACAGGCCAGCCCACCTGTGAGGAGCATGAGGATGAGAAGGTCAACATCTACTGCATGACCTGCCAAGTACCCACATGCTCCCTCTGTAAGGTGTTTGGGGCACACAATACCTGTGAGGTGGCACCTCTGCATGATGTGTACCAGCAGCAAAAG GTGGAACTCAGTGGTGGGATTAATGCTCTGGTTGCTGTCAATGACCACATCCAAGAATTTATTAATGCCTTGGAGGAGACCTGCAAAAACATTGAG GACAACTGCAAGACCCAGAAGCAGATCCTGTGTGAGAAGTTTGATCGCATGTACAGCATACTGGAGGAACGCAGGAAGATCATGCTGCAGCGCATTACTTACGAGCAGGAGGAGAAGACGGGGCACACCCGCTCCTTGGTGCGGGCCTACGGGGAACACGTGGAGGCCAACTCCAAACTGGTGGGGACAGCCTTGCACACCATGGAGGAGCCTGAAATGGCCGCATTTTTACAG AATGCAAGAACACTCATCGAGAA GGTGACTGAGGCTGCCAGCTCTTCCACAGTGGAGACCCTAGAGCCAGGCTTTGAGAACATGGACCATTACAAAGTAGATTTCAATGCAGAAGAGAGGGTGCTCTACCAGCTGGACTTTGTCAAAA CtgaggaggaagtggaggaagaGCCAGAGCCGGAAGCAGAGCAGGAGGCAGAGCCAGTCCCAGAGCCGGAACAGGAACATGAGCCGGAGACGCAGCCCGAGACGGAGCCAGCGGTGGAGCCAAAGGGGGACAGCTGTGTGGCCGGCATCCTCCCGGGGGAATCAGAGGATGTTAGAGGACAGGCAGAGGGATGTGCGGACCCAAAGAAAGAGCTTCAGAATGACAAACTTGAGGGGTTAAACATTCAGCAG GACGAGCCGGAGCTGTGGCACGATGAGCATGATGCAGGGGACTTGGAGATCCAGGGCCTGCTGGCTGAGGCCAGTGAAGACACCAAGCTCTACCCGACCTGGTACAAATCCAACAGCTGGCAGGTTGTTAGCCctagcctggctatgtcctgTGAGCCTGTAGAGGGCTCAGACAGTGAACCCCAGCAGGCCAGGGAttcccagccccagcccctgtGGAAGGGGAGCAACTTTGTTTCCGTGGCCCCAGAGGACCCAGGTGGACAGTTAATAAGTGGGGAGTTTGTGTCCCTGGCAGCGGAAGAGAGCTCTGGGCAGGGGGAGAGCTCTGTCAACAGGGGCAGTATGACTGCAACACCCCCGCAG agAGAATCTGGCAGTCCCGTACAGGCAGAAAACAAACCCAAACCAGCCCCCGTCAGTCAGCCCACCCGTCTtatcttctccttctcctggcTGAATGCTCTctccaaaaagaagaaataa
- the trim101 gene encoding tripartite motif containing 101 isoform X2: protein MSLPLELGPFHRDQALGTLERQLICPICLEVFTKPVVILPCQHNLCRKCANDLFQPSLFQARGNMVGAGGRFRCPSCRHEVVLDRHGVYGLQRNLLVENIIDIYKQESASSRPPPKPTGQPTCEEHEDEKVNIYCMTCQVPTCSLCKVFGAHNTCEVAPLHDVYQQQKVELSGGINALVAVNDHIQEFINALEETCKNIEDNCKTQKQILCEKFDRMYSILEERRKIMLQRITYEQEEKTGHTRSLVRAYGEHVEANSKLVGTALHTMEEPEMAAFLQNARTLIEKVTEAASSSTVETLEPGFENMDHYKVDFNAEERVLYQLDFVKTEEEVEEEPEPEAEQEAEPVPEPEQEHEPETQPETEPAVEPKGDSCVAGILPGESEDVRGQAEGCADPKKELQNDKLEGLNIQQDEPELWHDEHDAGDLEIQGLLAEASEDTKLYPTWYKSNSWQVVSPSLAMSCEPVEGSDSEPQQARDSQPQPLWKGSNFVSVAPEDPGGQLISGEFVSLAAEESSGQGESSVNRGSMTATPPQGLVPAVGTQDGRVMEQSIDTPFDPSPTPPLWLDM from the exons ATGTCCCTGCCTCTGGAGCTGGGCCCCTTTCACCGGGACCAGGCTCTGGGCACACTAGAGCGCCAGCTGATATGCCCCATTTGTCTGGAGGTGTTCACAAAGCCTGTGGTCATTCTGCCCTGCCAGCACAACCTCTGCCGCAAGTGTGCCAATGATCTCTTCCAG CCATCTCTGTTCCAGGCACGGGGTAACATGGTTGGCGCTGGGGGGCGCTTTCGGTGCCCCTCCTGCCGACATGAAGTGGTGCTGGACCGCCATGGAGTCTACGGGCTACAGCGAAACCTCCTAGTAGAGAACATCATTGATATCTACAAGCAAGAATCTGCCAG CTCCAGGCCACCACCCAAGCCCACAGGCCAGCCCACCTGTGAGGAGCATGAGGATGAGAAGGTCAACATCTACTGCATGACCTGCCAAGTACCCACATGCTCCCTCTGTAAGGTGTTTGGGGCACACAATACCTGTGAGGTGGCACCTCTGCATGATGTGTACCAGCAGCAAAAG GTGGAACTCAGTGGTGGGATTAATGCTCTGGTTGCTGTCAATGACCACATCCAAGAATTTATTAATGCCTTGGAGGAGACCTGCAAAAACATTGAG GACAACTGCAAGACCCAGAAGCAGATCCTGTGTGAGAAGTTTGATCGCATGTACAGCATACTGGAGGAACGCAGGAAGATCATGCTGCAGCGCATTACTTACGAGCAGGAGGAGAAGACGGGGCACACCCGCTCCTTGGTGCGGGCCTACGGGGAACACGTGGAGGCCAACTCCAAACTGGTGGGGACAGCCTTGCACACCATGGAGGAGCCTGAAATGGCCGCATTTTTACAG AATGCAAGAACACTCATCGAGAA GGTGACTGAGGCTGCCAGCTCTTCCACAGTGGAGACCCTAGAGCCAGGCTTTGAGAACATGGACCATTACAAAGTAGATTTCAATGCAGAAGAGAGGGTGCTCTACCAGCTGGACTTTGTCAAAA CtgaggaggaagtggaggaagaGCCAGAGCCGGAAGCAGAGCAGGAGGCAGAGCCAGTCCCAGAGCCGGAACAGGAACATGAGCCGGAGACGCAGCCCGAGACGGAGCCAGCGGTGGAGCCAAAGGGGGACAGCTGTGTGGCCGGCATCCTCCCGGGGGAATCAGAGGATGTTAGAGGACAGGCAGAGGGATGTGCGGACCCAAAGAAAGAGCTTCAGAATGACAAACTTGAGGGGTTAAACATTCAGCAG GACGAGCCGGAGCTGTGGCACGATGAGCATGATGCAGGGGACTTGGAGATCCAGGGCCTGCTGGCTGAGGCCAGTGAAGACACCAAGCTCTACCCGACCTGGTACAAATCCAACAGCTGGCAGGTTGTTAGCCctagcctggctatgtcctgTGAGCCTGTAGAGGGCTCAGACAGTGAACCCCAGCAGGCCAGGGAttcccagccccagcccctgtGGAAGGGGAGCAACTTTGTTTCCGTGGCCCCAGAGGACCCAGGTGGACAGTTAATAAGTGGGGAGTTTGTGTCCCTGGCAGCGGAAGAGAGCTCTGGGCAGGGGGAGAGCTCTGTCAACAGGGGCAGTATGACTGCAACACCCCCGCAG GGTCTGGTCCCTGCAGTGGGAACCCAGGATGGGAGAGTGATGGAGCAGAGCATTGACACGCCCTTTGACCCCAGCCCCACGCCCCCCTTGTGGCTGgacatgtaa
- the trim101 gene encoding tripartite motif containing 101 isoform X1, which yields MSLPLELGPFHRDQALGTLERQLICPICLEVFTKPVVILPCQHNLCRKCANDLFQPSLFQARGNMVGAGGRFRCPSCRHEVVLDRHGVYGLQRNLLVENIIDIYKQESASSRPPPKPTGQPTCEEHEDEKVNIYCMTCQVPTCSLCKVFGAHNTCEVAPLHDVYQQQKVELSGGINALVAVNDHIQEFINALEETCKNIEDNCKTQKQILCEKFDRMYSILEERRKIMLQRITYEQEEKTGHTRSLVRAYGEHVEANSKLVGTALHTMEEPEMAAFLQNARTLIEKVTEAASSSTVETLEPGFENMDHYKVDFNAEERVLYQLDFVKTEEEVEEEPEPEAEQEAEPVPEPEQEHEPETQPETEPAVEPKGDSCVAGILPGESEDVRGQAEGCADPKKELQNDKLEGLNIQQDEPELWHDEHDAGDLEIQGLLAEASEDTKLYPTWYKSNSWQVVSPSLAMSCEPVEGSDSEPQQARDSQPQPLWKGSNFVSVAPEDPGGQLISGEFVSLAAEESSGQGESSVNRGSMTATPPQRESGSPVQAENKPKPAPVSQPTRLIFSFSWLNALSKKKK from the exons ATGTCCCTGCCTCTGGAGCTGGGCCCCTTTCACCGGGACCAGGCTCTGGGCACACTAGAGCGCCAGCTGATATGCCCCATTTGTCTGGAGGTGTTCACAAAGCCTGTGGTCATTCTGCCCTGCCAGCACAACCTCTGCCGCAAGTGTGCCAATGATCTCTTCCAG CCATCTCTGTTCCAGGCACGGGGTAACATGGTTGGCGCTGGGGGGCGCTTTCGGTGCCCCTCCTGCCGACATGAAGTGGTGCTGGACCGCCATGGAGTCTACGGGCTACAGCGAAACCTCCTAGTAGAGAACATCATTGATATCTACAAGCAAGAATCTGCCAG CTCCAGGCCACCACCCAAGCCCACAGGCCAGCCCACCTGTGAGGAGCATGAGGATGAGAAGGTCAACATCTACTGCATGACCTGCCAAGTACCCACATGCTCCCTCTGTAAGGTGTTTGGGGCACACAATACCTGTGAGGTGGCACCTCTGCATGATGTGTACCAGCAGCAAAAG GTGGAACTCAGTGGTGGGATTAATGCTCTGGTTGCTGTCAATGACCACATCCAAGAATTTATTAATGCCTTGGAGGAGACCTGCAAAAACATTGAG GACAACTGCAAGACCCAGAAGCAGATCCTGTGTGAGAAGTTTGATCGCATGTACAGCATACTGGAGGAACGCAGGAAGATCATGCTGCAGCGCATTACTTACGAGCAGGAGGAGAAGACGGGGCACACCCGCTCCTTGGTGCGGGCCTACGGGGAACACGTGGAGGCCAACTCCAAACTGGTGGGGACAGCCTTGCACACCATGGAGGAGCCTGAAATGGCCGCATTTTTACAG AATGCAAGAACACTCATCGAGAA GGTGACTGAGGCTGCCAGCTCTTCCACAGTGGAGACCCTAGAGCCAGGCTTTGAGAACATGGACCATTACAAAGTAGATTTCAATGCAGAAGAGAGGGTGCTCTACCAGCTGGACTTTGTCAAAA CtgaggaggaagtggaggaagaGCCAGAGCCGGAAGCAGAGCAGGAGGCAGAGCCAGTCCCAGAGCCGGAACAGGAACATGAGCCGGAGACGCAGCCCGAGACGGAGCCAGCGGTGGAGCCAAAGGGGGACAGCTGTGTGGCCGGCATCCTCCCGGGGGAATCAGAGGATGTTAGAGGACAGGCAGAGGGATGTGCGGACCCAAAGAAAGAGCTTCAGAATGACAAACTTGAGGGGTTAAACATTCAGCAG GACGAGCCGGAGCTGTGGCACGATGAGCATGATGCAGGGGACTTGGAGATCCAGGGCCTGCTGGCTGAGGCCAGTGAAGACACCAAGCTCTACCCGACCTGGTACAAATCCAACAGCTGGCAGGTTGTTAGCCctagcctggctatgtcctgTGAGCCTGTAGAGGGCTCAGACAGTGAACCCCAGCAGGCCAGGGAttcccagccccagcccctgtGGAAGGGGAGCAACTTTGTTTCCGTGGCCCCAGAGGACCCAGGTGGACAGTTAATAAGTGGGGAGTTTGTGTCCCTGGCAGCGGAAGAGAGCTCTGGGCAGGGGGAGAGCTCTGTCAACAGGGGCAGTATGACTGCAACACCCCCGCAG agAGAATCTGGCAGTCCCGTACAGGCAGAAAACAAACCCAAACCAGCCCCCGTCAGTCAGCCCACCCGTCTtatcttctccttctcctggcTGAATGCTCTctccaaaaagaagaaataa